GTTTACCACTTGTTGTCATTGCTGTTCGTTGCCATAGTAATGTGCACAGGCGTACTGATTGTTTAATTGTTTCTGGAAATGTCGCTTGACCATTTACAGACTCTATTTTTTGGAGATTTATATGGCGTTGAAACTAAAAAGTTGGTGGAGCGACTTGCCAATTACATCATTTACAAGGTAGTGCTGTTCTTACTTTCATTACTTAATATCTTAACTGCTACAGGGAAAAAAATGTATCAAATATACTTTTAATGCCAGAGTAATGAAAAGGaacataatatgttttgagGCTTAAGAGAAATCTTTACTTAGACAGATGATTCCTTTCATTTACTTGTGCACTTTGCATCTTTGTTTAGTGCTTCTGTAATTTAATTCATATGCATATATAGgcgtgggcgttcgggtacccgttggtGTTCGGATCAGGTTTtccgggttttcgggtttacgCTCATAGGtctcatactaaaattttattaatacgggtcggttcggataataacacttcgggttcggttcaaaattgtattgcgtcttaaaacccataaaataatcatatatcgtacggattcgggttatatcggttcggttcggatataaccgaagtaaaatacaaaaaatttgaagcaaaacataaagaaaaacatctaaattaaataaaaattaatctatcacacataaactgataaaataacaataaaatgttaaatcaagcatgaaaacaaacattatttgtaaacaatatgtattgccttatagagagtagactttttatttcaatgagcaaattataaaatacttatttataactaattgtgtacttaaattatttattaaaattttaatatttattattatatatcatactaccacaaatattgaatttaataattgaaatacttatatatatttcaaaatatttatattaactattaatttcagatttttcgggttacccgttcgggttcggatattttttgtaccaccctacatgacccgttcgggtatttttacatttcgggtcgggtttttcggttcgggttcggttcggatttcgggttccggattttatgcccaggcctatgcatatatatacctGTATGTGTTCTGGATGTCAATAgattaaatcataatttaatCCTCCTTTCCTCCTAGGGTACATTTCTGCCGCTGGTGATTCCCCCAACAATATTTCAGGGTGTACTGTGGACAGTTTGGCTGACTGTTCTATGCACTTTAAAGGTATTGTTGACTTTTTGTAGGAACTATTGGCGTTTGTGATTTATCATCCTTTTTAGGCACTCTCCTAATGTGAATCTTGTAATGTCATGTAGATGTTTCAAGCTTTGGCTAGAGACCGGCTTGAACGATTGAATGCATCTCCTTCTTCTACACCTTGGACATACTTCCGTGTGTATTCAGTTCTGTTCTTGGTTCTCTCTGTTGATATGCTGTGGTATTTCCTAAACTTTGTGGTATATTGTCAAATATTCAAATTGTtgcattttctctctctctttaagaACTTAAACTAGAAAAGTCAAATTTACATTCTAGTTTCTCTCTAGACTTCATATATAGTTAGTAATGTGTATAATCGAGTAGGTAATACGAATAGACCTTACATGGACAACGCTCTTCGTTAAAAGGATTTAATTTTCTTCTCATTTGTTGCAGGATAAAGCTTTCCCTTATGACATACAATACAATTGGTTCTTCTGTGTATCTGTTGTTACTTTTTGAGCCATGCAGTATTGCTTTTGAGACCTTGCAGGTACGCAAGTAATAGCAATTGTCTTTTTTCGTCCTTCTTGATTGTTGTCCTTTTCTTTAGCCATGGTCAACAAAATATAGAGCTGATCTTGTTCTTCTGCAGGCTCTGTTGATTCATGGGTTTCAGTTGCTTGATATGTGGATCAATCACTTAGTAGTCAATAACTCAGACTGCCAAAGATCCAAGTTTATCGATTCCATGACAGCAGGTCTTATATTTTCTTGTGTtaacaatgaataatttttgGTCTATTCAAACTCCGTATCTCAACGTAAACTCTTACCCTTTGGGATAGGCTCACTGTTGGAATGGAAAGGCCTCCTCAACCGAAACCTTGGTTTCTTCCTGGACATGGCTACTTTGGTAATGGCACTATGTCATTATTTGCATATCTGGTGGCTCCATGGCCTTGCCTTTCATCTGGTGGATGCAGTTTTGTTTCTCAACATACGTGTAAGTTTGTTAATTTAATACTGGGCAGAGCATTCAATTATTGTATTTTTGacctgttttttttgtttggttttgcaGGCATTGCTTAGTGCGATTTTGAAACGAATGAAAGGATACATAAAACTGAGAATAGCTCTGGGTTCTCTCCATGCAGCCCTTCCTGATGCAACTTCTGAAGAGTTACGTGCATATGATGATGAATGTGCTATATGCCGGGTATGCTTGTGCTCTATAGAGCTATTTTTTCATACACCTTTTCAATACCTCAAGCTCTTGTATACATTCTGAATGGCCAGGAACCTATGGCTAAGGCTAAAAGGCTTCACTGCAACCACCTTTTCCATCTTGGATGCCTGCGATCCTGGTAGATACCTACATCCTCGGATATTTATAACTGAAACTAATGATCCTGATGATGATGCTTTGATGGTGCTGGCAGGTTGGATCAAGGTCTAAATGATGTTTATTCTTGTCCTACATGTCGTAAGCCTCTTTTTGCTGGTAGAACTGAAAGTGAGGCTAACCCTCGCACAGTTGAAGTCTCAAGGGATGAGCAGCTAGCTCGTCAGCTTGAAAGACAAAACAGTCCTGCTCATCCACTAGCCACTGGCTTATTCCCTGCTGAGATGCCAAGTTCTGTTGAAACTGATCCTTCCAGGTCCAGTTCATTCTTCTTCCCTGATTCACTTATTAACTAAATCCTGTGAATCTTTCATGGTGGTGCTGAATTGTATAAGTTCTCACACTTTACTTTCACAAAATAGGAATTTAGGATTGGATCCAAGCTGGCTGCAGACATGGTCAGACCAGGGCATTGATGTCGCTGGTCCCTCTACTACAGCTTCTAGGTCCGTTGGACTGGGGAGGGTTCAGATGATGATGAGGCATCTTGCATCTGTTGGGGAAAGCTATGCTCACACTGCACTTGACGATGCTGCTTGGAGTCTATGGCCGATGAACCCTTCACAAGCTTCCACTTCTACTACTACAACCATACCTCCAGGTGCTGGTGGAAGGACAGGTGGTCTGCATCTAAGAACTGTATCAAATGTGACAAATGAAAGCTTGGCAAGTATACTAGCTATGGCTGAGACAGTGAGGGAAGTCATGCCACATGTGCCTGATGAAATTATTTTCCAGGTAAAATTTTAAGTGCATGTTGGATAGTCTCTGTAACCTTTGACAGGAAGTGCATATGTAGTTGATACTAGAACATGTTgcgctttctttttttttttgcaggaccTGCAGAGAACAAACTCTGTTGCTGTTACAGTGAATAATCTTCTCCATATGTGATGATAGTTTGTGTAAAAAATACTGAGAACTTTCTGCACTTTCATTTCAACCTTTAGGTATAGATTAGTTGATTCGGGACATATCCCTGTCCTTGAGTTTATACACCACCCAACATTGTGCATCACTCTTTACTATAGAGAAGAAGAGGCTATGTTCCTCTGGAGATATCTTGTCACAGTCTCGAGGGAGAGTGACCACTCTATGCAGCTACCTCTCTTATGTAAGAATGtgtaatttacaataaaaacaaGTTAAATTAAAGAATCTACGGTTATTGATCCAATAGCCTGTTATGTAATAGTATATCATCAAATGTGTaaactcagtttttttttctctaaacttGAATATATCCTCCTACTTCCTGTATAGTCGCTTTGATACGGTCGGCCATGTCCATGTGCTAAGTCCAGAGACCATGTGCTAAGTCCAGAGACCTTATCCTCAGACTTTTAAGAGCATGATCAATGAAAATTTTTAAGGTGgagtttttagcggaatataagaaactatctcttaatttttaactaaaaatgctttttaatattttttagttaaaatttaagagttagtttcttatattccgccaAGAACCCCACCTTAAGAACCCTCGTTAATCATGCTCTCATCACGCATTGAACTAAAGTATAAAACGTTGAAAAGTAGCCATTATATCTTGCTCTGCAGCCTAAAATAAACGTGTAGATGTCTATCTTTTTCTTACCTAAACACACTCGTAACGTGGGCCAGTATTGTCAATCCAAAGAGATTAAAGAACTATACTGTTATGAGTTTCATAATTTCTGATTACGTTGCGTAGGGTATACAtatatgcattttttttttttttttgtaaatcacTTGTTTAAGTTTTCAGAAACCCCATGGAGCATGCGTTGGAATCCAGATAACGAATCGTTGAATTATAAGGATTACGGTCGTCAGGCCCGGGTTTGAACCCATACATGTGATACATTAGTATGGGgcctattatttatttaaacattttaggGCCTAATTATTCAATGTTGTTATTTGTTAACATATCAAATATGTTATGTGTTAATGTGTTCGATAAGTTAATAAGGTGATGGGCCATCTCTAAATAAAAGACAACTAAGTTTTATATAACCTTTCGTATTATTTAATATGAGTGGAttaaaaagaatataataatttaacataattgtcTTCAATGTTATCGATTAAAAGAGATAGATcaaagatcaaagcatttgatTATGAAAGTTTGATAGATGATTTTGTaggaaaaaatgtaaaaaaccaatatttaagaattgataaaaaaaattactagttTTAAAGATAgtgtaatttttaattataaatttgactttttttatcgacaatttttttatgtattatctAAATgccttatttttatatttaaaaatttcgTATTGACCATGAATATCTACTGGCAACTGACGGTCGTACATGTCCATGTACTAGTCCAGAGACCTTATCCCAAGACTTTTCAAGCCTCCCATATATTGTACTTAATGTTACAAAACGTTGAAAAAGTAGCCATAACTTGCTTTGCAAACCAAGAATATTCTTAGATGACACCAAGTAAACGTCTAGATGTACATCTCTTTCTTATGTAAGCACACTCGTAACGTGGGCCAGTATTTTTCAATTCAAAGATTATTAAAGAATTATACAACTGTTTTGTATTTCTTGCatctaaaatcatatataaatacttgTAGACCTTTGTAGCTAGTTACCAATCACCATCACAGTCTCCCATCAATCATTGGATTTGGCATTGTTAGCATTTTCTTTCTTGCAGGAAGAAGCAGCCATGGAAGCCAATGGAGCAAGTAAGCATCATAGCTCTATTATAGTCCCATCTGTTCAAGAGATGGTGAAGGAGAAGCTGATCAAGAAGGTTCCTCAGAGGTATGTACGGTCTGATCTAGACAAAGCTGAGATTGCCTGTGACTCTGGTCTAAAAGCTGAGATCCCAGTCATTGACATGAGCCGCTTGTGTTCTTCAACCACCATGGATTCTGAGATTGAAAAACTCGACTTGGCTTGCAAAGAATGGGGATTTTTCCAGGTAAGTTTCAAAAGTCGAAGCTTAACTATCTTAAAACTCATTCTTTACTAAACAATTCCACTTCTTTTCTTATCTCCAGCTTGTAAACCATGGAGTGGACTCAGGCTTCCTGGACAAATTCAAATCTGAGATTCAAAATTTCTTCAACCTTCCcatggaagagaagaagaagctgtggcAAAAGCCTGGAGACATGGAAGGGTTTGGACAGGCTTTTGTGGTTTCAGAAGAGCAGAAACTCGATTGGGCAGACATGTTCCATCTCACAGTGCAACCTGCTAGGTTACGCAAGCCTCACGTGTTCCCCAAGATACCTCTTCCCCTTAGGTTTGCTTCAAAACCATTCTTACTTGCTCCACAAgtctttctctgtttttaaaacTATGTTCTTTTTCTTCAGAGATACACTAGAGACGTATTCGGCTGAACTGAAAAGCATAGCTAAGATCTTGTTTGCTAAAATGGCGGTGGCATTGAAGATCAACCCTGAGGAGATGGAGAAGTTGTTTGATGATGATCTAGGACAGATAATGAGGATGAATTACTACCCTCCTTGTCCTGAGCCCGACCAGGTTATTGGTCTGACTCCACATTCAGATTCTACAGGAGTCACCATCCTTTTGCAGGTTAATGAAGTGGAAGGTCTCCAAATCAAGAAGAATGGCAAGTGGGTCTCGGTCAAACCTCTCCCAAATGCTTTCGTTGTCAATGTTGGAGACATGATAGAGGTAAGTTTTGtggactagagagagagagagagaacaaatgatatatacaaCGTTTGTAATTTGTAAATGGTTTTGGTTTGTCTATGTAGATTGTTACAAATGGGACGTACCGAAGTATAGAGCATCGTGGGGTAGTGAACTCAGAGAAGGAGAGGATTTCTATAGGGGCGTTTCACAATATAGGAACTGGTAAAGAAGTTGGTCCGCTGAGAAGTCTCGTGGAGAGGCATAAGGCTTCATTTTTCAGAAGCATGACCACTGATGAGTACTTCAAAGGCTTGTTCTCACGTGAGCTCGGTGGAAAAGCTTACCTTGATGTTATGAGAATCTAAAAGACCCATTGCCTTGTGACCTAAGAAAACTCTTATCTTCTACCACCGTTCTTGCATGTGGTACTATATATAGATTAGTATATTTTATCTTCTCTTGTTTCATGCAGAGGATTAATAAGAATGTCCTCTTTTCATTAAGCCAGCCGTAATTCGCTACATACGTCGTTACGGCTGATTTATATCTACATGTCGGCTGAATAAACAAACGCGGCTGAGTTAAGAGGAAAAGGCTGACTTAAGAACATAAGTCAGCCGGACGGTACGGCTGAATTACAAAAATATGGCTGATTTATGAGATAAAGGCTGACTTACAGACAAAggttacggctgacttatacaTCGGCGGTTTGTTTTCTGGAAAATTTGGCTGAGTTGTAACTAAGAgacggctgagttatgtttcCCCGGCTGAGTTAATGAATATCGACTGGCTGAGTTATATAATTTACGGCTGACAAATGTGATgttgttacggctgagtttatgATTAGTCGGCCGTAATAGGACAGATTAACAGTAAACTCAGCTCggttacggctgacttattagcgaaagattaattactagaatatcATTCGTTTGACGGCTGATCTATGTGACGATACAGCTGATTTATCGTTTTTCATCCTAATTACGGCTGATTAAGGatcaaaagattaattactgaaaTATTTCCATGGTTCGGCTGACTTACATTGTAAATGAGAGCTGATTTACGgaggctgagttatatatttgtttgtcGGCTGATTAACCAATTTTCCATGTCATCCGCCATGTCATCAACTCGGTGCCATGTCATTGCTAACGAACTACTTTACAACTACGTTTGTCTGtctgttcattttttttcttcatcttctttatctatctatatatctatcttcttcatcttattcttcatctttctccgAGATCTTATGGATCCGGTAATTATTGTTTATGGTAACTGgattaagaaaaacatatatgtattCAACGCCAACATTAGAGAGTGTAGAGTTCTGCATTTAaatgagaaaacaaaacatgaagAATTCGCAAAGTCTGTACTCGATGATTACAGATTTAATGAATTGAGAACAACAGATTGAATTCGCAACAACATATATGTATTCAACGAACGACACTCCACCAGTTTACGGAGAACAAGGATGACGAAATGAATCGGAATGACAGAGCAAGAGAGACGATGAAAAGAATTgggttttaatgttttgtattacggctgggttttgggttttaatgtttTACATTACGACTGAGTTATATAAACATGTTACGATTATATTGGGTTTTCTTGATTAGTATAACGGCTGAGGTATGGATTTTAATGTTTTCGTATTACGACTGAGTTATCGTTAATTTCTgccttatttaactttttaaactcctcgtgATTATCGTCTCCATGTTATAAATGGCTTCGATATTAGTTTTGAGCCGTCAAATCAAGAAAGACGAAACGTCCCATTATTATAAGGcgtttaatattataaaaaaggaTTACCATGAAtgttaaatcaatttttaaatactaaagtATCGTCTCGATGTTATAAAAGCCTCGATATTAGTTCTGAGCCGTATTTTCCACACTCAGCCGTCCCAAAGTATCAATCCTAAATCTCGATGGGCCATGATAAAACCCAAAATattaacggctgagttatgttaatattaatggctgagttatattatgagttaaataataaagtattacCGTCTCGATCTCTACGAAGGCGTCGATGTTATATTAACCAACATGGATGAGTTATGTCAAATATTATTGCTTAGTTATATGAACGTTACATTAATGGATTATTTCCCGATACTTGAATTGACTGAAGAGATTCAGGCGTTAGTGGTTGAACGTGTGGCCGGTAACTCCTTCACATATCTCTATGGCCTAAGAGCATCGTGCAAGACGATGAAGGCGTTAGCAGAGCGGAGCAGGGTAAACCATTTTTACGATGTGTTATCCGTTCCCAGGAGACTCAATATGCCTCCTGAGTTGTTTAAAACTTGCTACGCAGAGAGAAATCCAAGCACACTTTATATGAAGGGTGTACAGTTTTTCTTCACATTTAACCTTCAGGAAGAAGGACTTGCTTTCATGAAGCTTGCAGCGGATGAAGGATATGAGGCTGCTGTGTATACATACGCAATgactagaaaaatattttaggggTGATGAGGAGTATTTTGCTCGTTTTACGAGGGAATCAGTTGTCAGGATCGGGAAACTAGTTCGATCTCTAAAATGGGCATGGGGTTTGTCGCACAGTGACGAGTTTTTGGCAAAGAGGGACGAGTTCATTTCAACCGTTGTTCCTTCGTTCTATAGTTGCCAATGTGTTCTTGTTATGGAGCGAGATTGGGTCTTGTGGTACATTGAAAACAGTAAGGGTGACAAAATGTGTAACCgctgtttctggatcaaagagttGGGGCTCTTCTTCCGTGAGTTTGAACCGATGAGCGTGATTATAGACACAAGGAAGTAGTGAAGATGTATTCTATCAGaatcttttctctttttatgtTCTTTACTGTGACATTATTACGGCtggtttatattttacattatggTTGGGTTGTTGTCTTTTAATTACGactgatttttgtaaaaaaggtTCTCTTCaattacggctgagttttaATTTCATAATGACTGAGATATTTTGTTGGAGTGTTATTAAATACGACATGGCTGGGTTAATTAAATACGTGATAGCCGAGTTATTGTTACTTAAAGGCTGAGGTAATGTTAACTTTTTGGCTAAGTTTTGTAAAAATATCCAAGATACAGACTCGGAATCCACCATGTCAACAAAATCCTTGCCATGTCATCACTAacaaatgaaatttataacttgcTTTATGAGACTGTTCatgttcttcttcatcttagTTATCTATcgtcttcatctttctcatttGGTTATGGATCCGGTAATTATTGTTTCTGGTAACtggattaagaaaaacaaatatgtattcAACGTCGACAGTAGAGGGTGTAAAGTTCTTCATTTAGATGAGAAAACAACACATGAAGATTTCGCAAAGTCTGTTCTCGATGATTACGGATTGAATGATTTGAAGGATCATATTCAGCTTAGCTACATGTTCTCGAATAAAGCATTGAAAACGATGGCGCACGACACTCCACCAGTTTACGTGTCCAATACTCGACAATTGCAAGGTTTTCTAAGCTTGAAGAAAATCGAACAACTACGTCTCTGTGTGGAGATTACGGAGAACAGAGCAAGAGAGAAGAGTAAAACATTTTTGAGCATTAGCTcagaagcagaagcagaagcTTCAGTAGTTGAGTCCAGAGACGAAAATTACAGTGGGAGTTACGATGGTTGCAGTTTGGAGAAGGAACAAGAGGACAATGAGAATGACGTCTCTAGTAATGTCGAAGGAGAAAAACATGACGTAgtcggagaagatgaaataGGCGAAGAAagcgaagaagatgatgaatttgaaagcCGATTTGATATGTTCGACGATTCAGACGGTGCGTCATCTGAAGATGATAACTTCAGCTCATACGGTGAGTCTCCTACAGATGAGGAAGATTCACCAACGCTACCTCCCAATAAGAGATATCAGAACTTCTCAATGAGCGGATCTAAAGGGAATCTGGAGGTTCTAAGTTTGGAGATGTCGTCGATAGACATTGCGGTAGGTCAACGATACGATAGTAAAGACGTTTTGGAGAGACGACTGAAACTTCTTACAGTGagg
The window above is part of the Brassica napus cultivar Da-Ae chromosome C8, Da-Ae, whole genome shotgun sequence genome. Proteins encoded here:
- the LOC106389175 gene encoding E3 ubiquitin protein ligase RIN2, which codes for MGIRYLSVSVASTALSFVGLQVWTELSLDRLRADGLIAKNISLGDSEHALELLLGSYFTIALLTNFVLNVYILLILSLKTLFFGDLYGVETKKLVERLANYIIYKGTFLPLVIPPTIFQGVLWTVWLTVLCTLKMFQALARDRLERLNASPSSTPWTYFRVYSVLFLVLSVDMLWIKLSLMTYNTIGSSVYLLLLFEPCSIAFETLQALLIHGFQLLDMWINHLVVNNSDCQRSKFIDSMTAGSLLEWKGLLNRNLGFFLDMATLVMALCHYLHIWWLHGLAFHLVDAVLFLNIRALLSAILKRMKGYIKLRIALGSLHAALPDATSEELRAYDDECAICREPMAKAKRLHCNHLFHLGCLRSWLDQGLNDVYSCPTCRKPLFAGRTESEANPRTVEVSRDEQLARQLERQNSPAHPLATGLFPAEMPSSVETDPSRNLGLDPSWLQTWSDQGIDVAGPSTTASRSVGLGRVQMMMRHLASVGESYAHTALDDAAWSLWPMNPSQASTSTTTTIPPGAGGRTGGLHLRTVSNVTNESLASILAMAETVREVMPHVPDEIIFQDLQRTNSVAVTVNNLLHM
- the LOC106426465 gene encoding protein SRG1-like, translated to MEANGASKHHSSIIVPSVQEMVKEKLIKKVPQRYVRSDLDKAEIACDSGLKAEIPVIDMSRLCSSTTMDSEIEKLDLACKEWGFFQLVNHGVDSGFLDKFKSEIQNFFNLPMEEKKKLWQKPGDMEGFGQAFVVSEEQKLDWADMFHLTVQPARLRKPHVFPKIPLPLRDTLETYSAELKSIAKILFAKMAVALKINPEEMEKLFDDDLGQIMRMNYYPPCPEPDQVIGLTPHSDSTGVTILLQVNEVEGLQIKKNGKWVSVKPLPNAFVVNVGDMIEIVTNGTYRSIEHRGVVNSEKERISIGAFHNIGTGKEVGPLRSLVERHKASFFRSMTTDEYFKGLFSRELGGKAYLDVMRI